A stretch of DNA from Hoeflea ulvae:
CGGAGGACTTTGCCGCCGGAACGGCCATGAACGAACTGGCCGAGACCCATGGCTTCATCGTCGCCTATCCCGGCCAGTCGCGCGGCGCCAACGGGCAGAGTTGCTGGAACTGGTTCAGCCGCGGCGATCAGAACCGTGACCGCGGCGAGCCGGCAATCATCGCCGGACTGACCCGACAGATCTGTGAAGCCCACGCCATTCCGCCGCAGCGCACCTTCATTGCCGGCCTTTCCGCCGGCGGCGCCATGGCGGTGATCATGGGCGAGACCTACCCGGAGCTTTATGCCGGTATCGGCGTCCATTCCGGCCTCCCCTATGGCGCCGCGCGCGATGTCGCCTCGGCCTTTTCCGCCATGGGCGGCAAGCCGATGCAGGCAATTGCGCGCGCGCCATCGGCACCAACACCGCGCACCATCATCTTTCACGGTGCGTCCGATTCCGTGGTCCATCCCGTCAATGGAGATCTGATTGCCCGCGGCGCCGAACCCTCCGGTTCGGGCGCGCAATACCAGACCTGGGAAAATGGCCCGTCGACCCGCCGGCAGGTCGAACGACGTGTCATCCCCGGCGCTGACGGCCAGGCACATGTCGAGCACTGGGTCATCGAAGGCCTTGGACATGCCTGGTCCGGCGGCCGACCCGCCGGGTCCTACACCGATTCCGGCGGGCCCGATGCCAGCGCCGCCCTTGTCCGTTTTTTCCTCAATCCCGACAATAAGAGCCTGTGACATGACCCAAGCCTCCTTGACATTTGACGCCGTAAGCGAGAGCCGGCCCGGCCCCAAATGGGCGACCCGCTGGGCCCGGTCCTGGCCCGCCTACGAGGCATGGTTCACCGCCGGTGGCGGCGACAACGGCCCCTCACGGGCCGATTGCGAAGCAGCGCTCGCCCGCCACATGCCCGAGCTCCTGCCGGTCTATCACCGGCTCGTAGGTCTCGCAGGCGGATCCGACCGCGCGGCCCGTTTCCTGTCGACCTGGTGTCCGCCGAACTATCTCGGCGGCTGTTCGCTCGCGGCCCTGGCCAGCCATGACGCGGTGCGGCTGGTGCGCAATTACGACCTGTCACCGAACCTCAATGAAGGCCTGCTGCTTCACTCCGAATGGACCGGGCGCAAGGTCATGGGCATGGTGGAATTCCTCTGGGGCCTTTCCGACGGCATCAACGAAGCCGGGCTGAGCATCGCGCTCGCCTATGGCGGCCGCCAGATCACCGGTCCCGGCTTCGGCATCACCACGATCCTGCGTTATGTTCTGGAAACATGTGACACGGTCGATGAGGCCCTGCTTGTCCTGCAGCGGGTGCCTTCGCACATGCCCTATAATGTGATCGTGGCAGACGCCAACGGCGCCACTGCAAGCGTCGAGATACAGGCTGGCGGCGGCGCCACGCTTGCCGCCGATATCGTCGCCACCAATCATCAGCATGACGGATCGCAGCCTGACCGGGCCGCCTTCACCCGGACCTTCGAGCGCGCGGCCCATCTTCGCGACATCGCCAGCTTGCGTGGCGACCCCAGGCAGCTCGCGGCGCATTTTCTCAAGGCGCCATTGCACCAGGACCGCCATGGCGAAGGTTTCGGAACGCTGTTTACCGCCGAATATGACCCGCTCAGCCACGCCCTGACGCTGCACTGGCCGGACCGAAAATGGAAGCAGAGCCTACATGATTTTGCCGAGGGGCAGACCCTCATCGCCTATCAGGACCGGCAACCGGTTGCCCCCTACAGAAACGCCGCGCAGGATATCGACTGGGTTGCGATCGGCATGCTCTACGCCTCGGGCAACCCGCCCGACTGGCGTGATTTTGTCGCGCAGGAGGTCCAAGCCGCCTGAGCCGGGCTGCAGATCGCCTGATACCCTGGCCGGCTTCGCGGTCAGGGCGAAACGTTGGCCACCGGTTCAGACACCGGTGGCGGCATGAATGCCGATTGCCAGCTTGTCGATCAGCTCCCCGACCTGGTCGGGGGTAATGATATAGGGTGGCGCCAGCAGAACGTGATCGCCGCTGCGGCCGTCGATCGTGCCCGACATCGGATAGCAGATCAGGCCGGCATCAAACGTCGCGGTCTTGATTTTCGGCGCAATCCGATCACCCGGCGCGAAAGGCTGCTTGGTCTCGCGGTCCTGCACGAGTTCCACGCCAACGAAGAGGCCGCGGCCGCGGATGTCGCCGATATGGGGGTGCTCGCCAAAACGCTCCTGCAGCCCGGCCCTGAGCAGCAGACCCATGTCCTCGACCTTCGGCAACAGGCCGCGCTCCTCGATTGCCCCCACCACGGCCAGTCCCGCGGCACAGGCGGTCGGATGCCCCATATAGGTATGGCCGTGCTGAAAGAAGCCGCTGCCGGCCTCGATAGCCCGGTAGATTTCACCCGAACACAGCATCGCGCCCAGCGGCTGGTAGCCGCCGCCAAGTCCCTTGGCGATGGCAATAATGTCCGGCCGGACGTCGTCCTGCTCTGATGCAAACAGCGTTCCGGTACGTCCCATGCCGCACATCACTTCATCCAAAATCAGCAGCACGCCATAGCGGTCACAAATCTCGCGGATCCGCTTGAAATAACCCGGAGCCGGCGGCACCGCACCCGATGTGGCGCCAACCACCGGCTCGGCGATGAAGGCCATCACTGTCTCCGGCCCGACCCGAAGGATTTCAGCCTCCAGCGCATTGGCGGCGCGCAAGCCATAGGCTTCCGGCGTTTCATCGGCCTGCCGCAAACGGTAGTCGTAACAGGGATCGATATGGCTCACATCCAAGAGCAGCGGACCGAACTGGGCGCGCCGCCACTCATTACCGCCGGCCGACAGGGCGCCGATGGTGTTGCCATGATAGCTTTGCTTGCGCGCGATCAGTCTGGAGCGTTTCGGTTCGCCCTTCTCGACGAAATATTGCCGGGCGAGCTTGATCGCCGCTTCGGTCGCTTCAGACCCGCCGGAGACGAAATAGACCCGGTCAATGCCTTCCGGCGCTCTGGAAATCAGCAGATCCGCCAGGGCCTCGGCCGGCTCGGAGGTGAAGAAGCCGGTATGGGCGAAGGCAATGGCGTCGAGCTGGGCTTTCACCGCGGCAATGACGTCCGTGTCACCATGGCCGAGACACGACACGGCAGCACCGCCCGATCCGTCGAGATATTGCTTGCCGCTCTGGTCAAACAGATAGCAGCCCTTCCCCGAAGCCACGACCGGCGGATGAATTTTCGTGTGGCGGGCAAAGACATGGCTCATGACGCGTAGGCTCCTCATACAGGAATATGGATCATCCGCTGATCCTCAACGAAATTATGGATATCGAATGGCCAGGTTCCCAAGGGCCAGCGAAGCTCCATTTGCCCCAGCCGGGGGCGGTAAATGGCTGTATAAAGCGTGCCAAACCCGTCGGCGAAGGCGGAGGAATAGAGCGGCGGCTTGAGAAAGGCCGAAATGAATTTTTCCTCGGTATCCCGGTGCATGGTCATGCGCTGCAGCAGATAGCGCTCCCGCTCGACGGTTGCTGTGAAACGGGCATGGGCCGCCCATTCGACCTTTTCCTGGTGATTGGTTGCAACCGCCGATTTGGTAATCAGCGTCGGCCGGTCGGGTGCCATATAGGCGGTGATGTAGTTCCGCTCCGCATCCAGCACCGTGACATTGTAGCTCATATGGCTGGGAACGCGGGACAGCACCGCCACCGCCTGTTCGGTGGTTTCGCAGGTCTGCAACACATAGCGCAGGATCAGCGGTACGCCGAAGCCGTCACCAACCACATGACGGCCGCCGAATGTCAGCGAAATCGCCAGTCCGGCATCGTTCATGCCGTCGACCAGCCCCCACAGACCGTCAGACGTACCCAGCACCGTGCGGCCCTGCCAGCCGGTGCGCATGATCAGCCGGTCGAAGGCCAGCGGGCTGTAGTCGTAATTGCGCACCAAGACCGGTTCCGCACCGGTCCAGACCGCCTGCGAACAGACCGACAGATAGGGCGGCGGATTGTAGAGGCTTAGAAAGCGGGCCGCCTCGTCGCCACCGCCGGCGAGCTCGCAGAGCTGCTCATAGAGCCCCAGCAGTTCCGGCATGTGCAGTTTCAGTGCCTGGAGACATTGCCAATAGGTCGGCCGCGCCTCTACGCTCTCGCTGCTCCACCAGACCCGGTAGTCCGGCCAGTATTCGGCAAATAGCCCGGCCCATTTCGGGCCGGGATCTGTCTCGTCGATTGAACGCCAAAGATGTTGCATTTGACGTCAATACTCCGGAATCTAGAGGATCTTGAAGGCAGGCTCTGAATAGACCGGGCCGACATCCGCTGCCGGCAGCGGCTTGGCCACAAAGCTGTTCTTGATCCCGTGAATCCACTTCTTGGCGCGGTCGTTGAGCTGGAAATTATTCGTCATCGAACGCCCGCGAGTCACCAGAATGCCGAGATCGGCGCCTTCATAGCGGTAATCGCCCGGTTTTTGAATGCGCAGGAAGAAGGCTTCGTTCTCGCTCTCGACGGCACGACGGTGATAATCGAAACGGTCAAACACCACCCGCCCGTCATCATGCATCTTGTAGATACCGGTCTGCGGCGCTTCAGTGATGATGTCGACGCTGTCTTCGGTGTGCTTGACCACCATCTGGCTCCAGCTGTCGATCATGTCCGGATCGGCCCAGCGCGAATTCAGCTCGGTGATGTCGAGATCGAATTTGACCTTCGAGAAATCGAGCAGATGGAACAGGAACAGCGGCGCATCGGCATGGGCGAATGCCGCATGGTTGGTCATCGAACTCGCCCCGGTAATGCGCGGATTGAGTTCGCCGAGCCAGATGTCGCCGGTCTTGGTGTCGATGAGAAAATCGAGCTCGAAATAGCCGCTATAGCCTTCCTTGCGCAATTGTTCGCCGAATTTGAAAGTGAGCTGCCTGGCCTTTTCACGCACCTTCTTCGGAAAGGCCGTGGAGAAGATCTCGTTGCCGCACCAACCGCCGCGATAGGGGGTGAGCTCCTTGAAGCCGACCAGCTCGGTCATCAACGGCCCGACAATCGTTCCCTTTGATGTGGTACAGGCCTCGATCGCCGAACCGCGGCAGTCGATCCGCTTCATGATCTTGATCTCGCCCTCGCCGATGATCTCGTCCGCATGGCTGCGGAAATCGGCTTCGGACTTGATGAAGAAGGTGGTGTGGCCGCTGTCGCCAAAGGCCGACTGCAGAACCAGGTCATGACCGATGCCGGCCTTGTCGCAGGTCTCGCGCAGATTCTCGTAGGAAGTCACCTCGGCCAGCACATTCGGCACGGAGGGAACACCGGCCTTGTTGCCGACCCGCACGGTCTCGATCTTGTTGTCCATCGAGGTCCGCAGCTTGGCGCTCGGGAACCAGACGACGGCGCCGAGTTCATTGGCAAGGCGCTCGGTCTCTTCATCGAACATCAGGAACACGAATTTCGGATTGCCGCCGCGGCGCTTGATGAAGTCGATAACTTCCTTGTGCTGCAGCAGGTAATTGTTGATGTCCTCGATCGACTGGAACTCGGCATGCGGCTGCTCGGAGGGGCAGAACACATTGGGGTGACGGCCGTCATAGCAGTCGAGATAGCAGATATATTTGAAATTCTTGCACCACTCGTCAATGCCGAGCAGGTTGAAGTTGGTGGCGGAAATGAAATAGATCGGATCTTCATTGCGGTGAAAAAACCGGCGGATTTCCGACATGTTTTTCAGCATTTTTCTCGGCATCTTAGTCCCCTTTTTTATTATTCGGCTTTGCCAGGGCGAGCCCAGCATGATTGTCCAGCGCCGCCTGGGTGAACACCCGCAGCCCGAGATCCGGCCTGTAGCCGTGGATCTCGCTGACATCGAGCGCGCGCATGAAGGCCAGAATTTCGCGTGACACCACCTGCCCCGGCACCAGGATCGGAAAGCCCGGCGGATAGGGGATGATGAAGGAGGCCGACACAATCTCGCGGCCGCTTTCAATCGCGTCGATGATCGAACCGTCGAGCTCGAGATAGTCGCAATTGCGGTCATCATAGCTGAGGAAGAAGGCCGACCTGATGTCGCCCTCGATGGTGTCGTGGTCGGTGCGGAACGCATCGTGGAACCGGCTGAAATCCGGCAGCGGCGGCAGATCATGCATCAGGTTCTTGACGCGTTTCTCGAAGCTCAGCCGCTCCATGCGCGAGGCATCGTCGAGAAGGTCATCAAGATCATTGGCGATTTCGACCAGCACCTCGATCAGATAGGCGACCGATGACCGCGTGGTGCCGATATTGGTCATGAACAGGACCGTGTTGCGCGACGTCTTGTTGATCTGGATGCCGTATTTGTCCATCAGGATCTTGTTCTTGAAGGTGTCGCCGTCCCACCCGGTGCCCCCGACCACGACCGTCACGCGGGTGGCATCGAGAACGAATTCGTCCTTCTCCCAGCAGTTCCAGATATCGGTCCAGCCCTGATCGGGATCGTAATAGCTCGTTACACCGCTCTCGCGATGGGCTTCCGGGATCATGTCGCCGGCGGTCAGCACCTTGAAATATTTCTTCAGCAGAGGATGCGTCGAGATCGCCCGGCGCATCGACATCGCCGCCTCGACCTGGCGCTGGACGAACTCGAAACCCTCCAGTTCCACCTGCCGCCGCCCGACATCCAGCGAGGCAATGATCTGGTAGTTCGGCGAGGTCGATGTATGCGTCATATAGGCTTCGTGAAAGCTCTGCTCGACCTCTCCCTTGAAGTCCTGGTCATTAACGTGGATCATCGATCCCTGCCGCAGCGCCGTCAGCGTCTTGTGGGTCGATTGCGTCGAATAGACCCGGATCCGGGAGCCCGGCGGCGGCAGAAGACACGTCTTGAGCAGCGTCTCGTCATCCGCATCCCTGAGCTTGGCCTGCTGTTTTTCATAGAGCTTGGCATAATGCGGCGTCTTGATCTTGTCGCGCAGGGTCTTGGCCGCATGCATGCCGGTGCGCTGGCGGTAGGTCGGGCCAAACCGGGCAAAGGCGAACCAGGCTTCATCCCAGAGGAACACCAGATCGGGCTTGATGGCGAGACATTCCTCCATCACCCGCTCGACATTGTAGACGACGCCGTCGAAGGTGCAGTTGGTCAGAAGCAGCATCCGGACCCGGTCAAGCTTGCCGGCGGCCCTGAGCTTAAGCAACTGGTGCTTGATTTCCTTAAGCGGCACCGCGCCATACAT
This window harbors:
- a CDS encoding extracellular catalytic domain type 1 short-chain-length polyhydroxyalkanoate depolymerase, producing MTFFNADALRQAMASARHGHFDPDRLVQETLSRHGLLPETAKGRTRTKPTAASGPGPVSAPSLRSGRSGVFSARTDAPLQDIPAGASFALHGFSCDAGSRDFRLYIPTTAGNGATALIVMLHGCNQTPEDFAAGTAMNELAETHGFIVAYPGQSRGANGQSCWNWFSRGDQNRDRGEPAIIAGLTRQICEAHAIPPQRTFIAGLSAGGAMAVIMGETYPELYAGIGVHSGLPYGAARDVASAFSAMGGKPMQAIARAPSAPTPRTIIFHGASDSVVHPVNGDLIARGAEPSGSGAQYQTWENGPSTRRQVERRVIPGADGQAHVEHWVIEGLGHAWSGGRPAGSYTDSGGPDASAALVRFFLNPDNKSL
- a CDS encoding C45 family autoproteolytic acyltransferase/hydolase encodes the protein MTQASLTFDAVSESRPGPKWATRWARSWPAYEAWFTAGGGDNGPSRADCEAALARHMPELLPVYHRLVGLAGGSDRAARFLSTWCPPNYLGGCSLAALASHDAVRLVRNYDLSPNLNEGLLLHSEWTGRKVMGMVEFLWGLSDGINEAGLSIALAYGGRQITGPGFGITTILRYVLETCDTVDEALLVLQRVPSHMPYNVIVADANGATASVEIQAGGGATLAADIVATNHQHDGSQPDRAAFTRTFERAAHLRDIASLRGDPRQLAAHFLKAPLHQDRHGEGFGTLFTAEYDPLSHALTLHWPDRKWKQSLHDFAEGQTLIAYQDRQPVAPYRNAAQDIDWVAIGMLYASGNPPDWRDFVAQEVQAA
- a CDS encoding aspartate aminotransferase family protein encodes the protein MSHVFARHTKIHPPVVASGKGCYLFDQSGKQYLDGSGGAAVSCLGHGDTDVIAAVKAQLDAIAFAHTGFFTSEPAEALADLLISRAPEGIDRVYFVSGGSEATEAAIKLARQYFVEKGEPKRSRLIARKQSYHGNTIGALSAGGNEWRRAQFGPLLLDVSHIDPCYDYRLRQADETPEAYGLRAANALEAEILRVGPETVMAFIAEPVVGATSGAVPPAPGYFKRIREICDRYGVLLILDEVMCGMGRTGTLFASEQDDVRPDIIAIAKGLGGGYQPLGAMLCSGEIYRAIEAGSGFFQHGHTYMGHPTACAAGLAVVGAIEERGLLPKVEDMGLLLRAGLQERFGEHPHIGDIRGRGLFVGVELVQDRETKQPFAPGDRIAPKIKTATFDAGLICYPMSGTIDGRSGDHVLLAPPYIITPDQVGELIDKLAIGIHAATGV
- a CDS encoding C45 family autoproteolytic acyltransferase/hydolase — protein: MQHLWRSIDETDPGPKWAGLFAEYWPDYRVWWSSESVEARPTYWQCLQALKLHMPELLGLYEQLCELAGGGDEAARFLSLYNPPPYLSVCSQAVWTGAEPVLVRNYDYSPLAFDRLIMRTGWQGRTVLGTSDGLWGLVDGMNDAGLAISLTFGGRHVVGDGFGVPLILRYVLQTCETTEQAVAVLSRVPSHMSYNVTVLDAERNYITAYMAPDRPTLITKSAVATNHQEKVEWAAHARFTATVERERYLLQRMTMHRDTEEKFISAFLKPPLYSSAFADGFGTLYTAIYRPRLGQMELRWPLGTWPFDIHNFVEDQRMIHIPV
- a CDS encoding biotin carboxylase → MPRKMLKNMSEIRRFFHRNEDPIYFISATNFNLLGIDEWCKNFKYICYLDCYDGRHPNVFCPSEQPHAEFQSIEDINNYLLQHKEVIDFIKRRGGNPKFVFLMFDEETERLANELGAVVWFPSAKLRTSMDNKIETVRVGNKAGVPSVPNVLAEVTSYENLRETCDKAGIGHDLVLQSAFGDSGHTTFFIKSEADFRSHADEIIGEGEIKIMKRIDCRGSAIEACTTSKGTIVGPLMTELVGFKELTPYRGGWCGNEIFSTAFPKKVREKARQLTFKFGEQLRKEGYSGYFELDFLIDTKTGDIWLGELNPRITGASSMTNHAAFAHADAPLFLFHLLDFSKVKFDLDITELNSRWADPDMIDSWSQMVVKHTEDSVDIITEAPQTGIYKMHDDGRVVFDRFDYHRRAVESENEAFFLRIQKPGDYRYEGADLGILVTRGRSMTNNFQLNDRAKKWIHGIKNSFVAKPLPAADVGPVYSEPAFKIL
- a CDS encoding aminotransferase class I/II-fold pyridoxal phosphate-dependent enzyme, with translation MQSMSDYYSAVQLRTDRWSALREALDFLKREPEGRKAAARRNEIAKLFDSLSLIEAYWAFPGVASFSHMHRQFQHGNIDDAAFSVRRVLRALTTGAYRRRHIPLDRDVADSEENEDEAVLSPEARALTKPYFEVMIVDDLNEHQERWLKNSLQSMRRADDQFTYESVVVPSLQDALIGILFNHNIQAIIVRPGLKLESKVELPVLTRYLNRAGGIDEIEEIAPEDYGPELCRLIAKVRPELDAYLVTDRSVEAIAGLDLGICRRVFYNQEDFMELHLNILRGVQARYKTPFFTALKEYSKQPTGVFHAMPISRGKSISRSHWIQDMGAFYGPNIFMAETSATSGGLDSLLEPHGPIKEAQELAARAFGAKQTFFSTNGTSTCNKIVVQALVRPGDIVLVDRDCHKSHHYGMVLAGAQVVYLDSYPLNEYSMYGAVPLKEIKHQLLKLRAAGKLDRVRMLLLTNCTFDGVVYNVERVMEECLAIKPDLVFLWDEAWFAFARFGPTYRQRTGMHAAKTLRDKIKTPHYAKLYEKQQAKLRDADDETLLKTCLLPPPGSRIRVYSTQSTHKTLTALRQGSMIHVNDQDFKGEVEQSFHEAYMTHTSTSPNYQIIASLDVGRRQVELEGFEFVQRQVEAAMSMRRAISTHPLLKKYFKVLTAGDMIPEAHRESGVTSYYDPDQGWTDIWNCWEKDEFVLDATRVTVVVGGTGWDGDTFKNKILMDKYGIQINKTSRNTVLFMTNIGTTRSSVAYLIEVLVEIANDLDDLLDDASRMERLSFEKRVKNLMHDLPPLPDFSRFHDAFRTDHDTIEGDIRSAFFLSYDDRNCDYLELDGSIIDAIESGREIVSASFIIPYPPGFPILVPGQVVSREILAFMRALDVSEIHGYRPDLGLRVFTQAALDNHAGLALAKPNNKKGD